A genomic segment from Gracilimonas sediminicola encodes:
- a CDS encoding CatB-related O-acetyltransferase: MYGPDKDTLFPLAHHKKLCFLKNLVNHPGIEVGDYTYYDDLEDVQNFMRNVKYHFDFTGDKLKIGKFCMIASGVSFIMNGANHLTDAISTYPFAIFGNGWEDAMEDKVYPYKGDTVIGNDVWVGHNATITAGIKIGDGAIIATNTTVVNDVEPYSIVGGNPAKLIRYRFPQEKIDELLKLKWWDWDISKITQNLTLLTGNDLTKISSISE, translated from the coding sequence ATGTACGGTCCTGATAAAGACACTTTATTTCCTTTAGCACATCACAAAAAGCTGTGTTTTCTAAAGAATCTTGTAAACCATCCTGGTATCGAAGTAGGCGATTATACCTATTACGATGACCTGGAAGATGTTCAGAACTTCATGCGAAACGTGAAATATCATTTCGATTTCACCGGTGATAAACTGAAGATCGGTAAATTTTGCATGATCGCCTCGGGAGTCTCATTCATTATGAATGGAGCCAATCACCTGACAGATGCCATATCAACGTACCCGTTTGCCATCTTCGGTAATGGGTGGGAAGATGCTATGGAGGACAAAGTATATCCATATAAAGGTGATACTGTAATCGGTAATGATGTCTGGGTTGGTCATAACGCTACGATTACTGCAGGTATTAAAATTGGAGATGGAGCGATCATAGCTACCAATACTACCGTAGTGAATGATGTTGAACCCTACAGCATAGTAGGTGGTAATCCGGCTAAACTAATCAGATACAGATTCCCCCAAGAAAAAATCGATGAGTTGCTAAAGCTGAAATGGTGGGACTGGGATATATCGAAGATTACGCAAAACCTAACCTTACTCACAGGCAATGATCTTACGAAGATCTCTTCAATTTCTGAATAA
- a CDS encoding helix-turn-helix domain-containing protein produces the protein MTDKSVAILPFINLSPDKDNEYFSDGITEEIILALSKTKGLKVIARTSSFMFKGKHLDVRAIGNQLGVATILEGSVRKSGMDVRISVRLVRTSDGFQIWSMKYDRQLEDIFKLQDEISLLVADKIRENFGHIELQPSLVSADSNNFDAYDYYLKGRHEQLKWTNDALLRAIEHYRKAIQLDPELFRAYYGIVFCYTYMLFWSSGEEARSEVYKYLEKAVEVNSDSLDYHLAMASIDMMIEWDHSGAIDHFKRSMELSPNNAEAIEAIAGMYIMVGQFDEAMIHIDRALEINPLSLNHTFMKGNILYFSGEYEKAIQQMDKVLKQDPKWIFAVQLKAAALILTDNRAELEEILEEFSELPFMDYYTTLYRLYHHEPISDYEQPFLADETIHPWRLYFLTLAENYDQAFEMLEEGLNQKHGKYICFNYDPFLAKLRTREEYKNLKEFLPQKFPLLSEIYEDSSDSRPLITDKEEHKELISALDKSMEVEELYLDPTLSLTNLADHINTSSNKLSWLINQDKRANFHHFINSYRLEHFKKMAVLPENQNLTLLGIAFECGFNSKTTFNDYFKKSTGLTPRRWLKEQQ, from the coding sequence ATGACGGACAAATCCGTTGCAATATTACCCTTTATCAATTTAAGTCCTGATAAGGATAATGAATATTTCAGTGATGGGATTACGGAGGAAATCATCCTGGCTTTGTCAAAAACAAAAGGACTGAAGGTTATCGCACGAACATCAAGTTTTATGTTTAAAGGCAAGCACTTGGATGTGAGGGCGATAGGGAATCAACTTGGAGTAGCTACCATTCTGGAGGGAAGTGTCAGGAAATCAGGGATGGATGTGAGGATATCGGTTCGGCTGGTCCGTACGAGTGACGGATTTCAGATTTGGAGTATGAAATACGATCGCCAGCTTGAGGATATCTTTAAGCTTCAGGATGAGATCAGTTTACTGGTGGCAGATAAAATCAGAGAGAATTTTGGTCACATCGAATTACAGCCGTCGCTGGTTTCTGCCGATTCCAATAATTTTGATGCCTACGACTATTACCTGAAAGGTCGGCATGAGCAACTAAAATGGACAAATGATGCATTACTACGAGCTATAGAACACTATCGAAAGGCCATTCAGTTAGATCCGGAATTATTCAGGGCCTACTATGGAATTGTATTCTGCTATACTTATATGCTTTTCTGGAGCTCGGGAGAAGAAGCCAGATCTGAAGTCTATAAGTACCTTGAAAAAGCCGTGGAAGTGAACAGTGACTCTTTAGATTATCATTTAGCAATGGCATCAATAGACATGATGATTGAGTGGGACCACAGCGGTGCCATTGATCATTTCAAACGTTCCATGGAACTGAGCCCCAATAATGCCGAAGCTATAGAGGCTATTGCAGGCATGTATATCATGGTGGGACAATTTGATGAAGCCATGATCCATATTGACCGTGCTCTGGAGATCAATCCTCTTTCCCTCAATCATACCTTTATGAAGGGGAACATCTTATACTTCTCTGGCGAATATGAAAAAGCCATTCAACAAATGGATAAGGTGTTAAAGCAAGACCCTAAATGGATATTTGCTGTACAGTTGAAAGCAGCCGCCTTGATTTTGACAGATAACCGGGCGGAGCTTGAGGAGATATTGGAAGAGTTTAGCGAGTTACCATTTATGGATTACTATACCACTCTTTATCGCCTGTACCACCATGAACCCATTTCAGATTATGAGCAGCCGTTTCTGGCTGATGAGACCATCCATCCCTGGCGGTTATATTTTCTTACACTGGCAGAGAATTATGATCAGGCTTTTGAAATGTTGGAAGAGGGACTGAATCAAAAGCATGGAAAATATATCTGCTTTAACTACGATCCTTTTTTAGCAAAACTGAGGACCCGGGAAGAGTACAAAAATCTTAAGGAGTTCCTTCCCCAAAAATTCCCATTACTAAGCGAGATATATGAAGACTCATCTGATTCAAGACCATTAATTACCGATAAGGAAGAACATAAGGAACTGATAAGCGCCTTGGATAAAAGCATGGAGGTAGAAGAGTTATATCTTGATCCAACACTTTCGCTGACCAATCTGGCGGATCATATTAACACGAGTTCCAACAAACTATCCTGGTTAATTAATCAGGATAAAAGAGCGAACTTCCATCATTTCATCAACTCTTACCGGCTGGAACATTTTAAAAAAATGGCTGTGCTACCAGAGAACCAAAACCTGACTTTACTGGGCATTGCATTCGAATGTGGATTCAATTCAAAAACCACATTTAACGATTATTTCAAAAAAAGCACCGGCCTTACTCCCCGACGCTGGCTGAAAGAACAGCAATAA
- the truA gene encoding tRNA pseudouridine(38-40) synthase TruA, which produces MQRYLLTIEYDGTDFSGWQIQPNAPTVEQTIEDAFSTILQTDMNIIGQGRTDAGVHATGQTAHLDLSEDVDVEDLIYKTNKLIGKEIQITGIEEVADDFHARFDATGRQYEYTITKRWMPLKERYSWQLNQPIDYTKLEECAALLKGEFDFAGFSKFNEDNMTTLCEIQLSEFEEEGEVIKYHIRANRFLRNMVRRLIGTMVRVAQNKMTPDQFEEALRNPKSDIPTYTAPAAGLVLQKVFYKK; this is translated from the coding sequence ATGCAAAGATACCTACTTACGATTGAGTACGACGGCACCGATTTTTCCGGGTGGCAAATTCAACCCAATGCTCCTACTGTTGAACAAACCATTGAGGATGCATTCTCTACGATTCTGCAAACCGATATGAACATAATCGGACAGGGCAGAACCGATGCCGGCGTCCATGCCACCGGGCAAACGGCACATTTAGATCTGTCTGAAGACGTTGATGTTGAAGATCTGATCTATAAAACAAACAAGCTGATAGGGAAAGAAATTCAGATCACGGGTATTGAGGAAGTAGCGGATGACTTCCATGCCCGGTTTGATGCCACAGGTCGGCAGTACGAATACACCATCACAAAAAGATGGATGCCGCTTAAAGAGCGATATTCATGGCAGCTCAATCAACCCATTGATTATACCAAACTCGAAGAATGTGCGGCTTTGCTAAAGGGTGAATTTGATTTTGCAGGGTTCTCAAAATTTAATGAGGATAACATGACGACTCTGTGTGAAATTCAGCTTTCGGAGTTTGAGGAAGAGGGAGAGGTGATCAAATATCACATCAGGGCCAACCGGTTTTTGCGGAATATGGTAAGACGTTTGATCGGAACAATGGTGCGTGTAGCACAGAATAAAATGACGCCGGATCAATTTGAGGAAGCACTGAGAAATCCCAAATCAGATATTCCTACTTATACCGCTCCCGCGGCGGGATTGGTGCTTCAGAAAGTTTTCTATAAAAAGTGA
- a CDS encoding GMP reductase, producing the protein MRIELDIKLGFKNVMIRPKRSTLKSRADVSLERTFKFLHAKKGWTGIPVMAANMDTTGTFEMATALAEHKMFTAIHKHYSIEQWKAFLDAAEESITEHIAVSTGTGSADMEKLNELMNQFPQLRFICIDVANGYSEHFVKFVKKVREKYPDKVIIAGNVVTGEMVEELLLAGADIIKVGIGPGSVCTTRLKTGVGFPQLSAIIECADAAHGLGGQIISDGGCKSPGDVAKAFGGGADFVMLGGMFSGHKESGGELVEEDGEKFKTFYGMSSETAMEKYSGGVAEYRASEGKTVKVPYRGPVEDTVQDILGGVRSTCTYVGAKKLKELTKRTTFIRVQEQLNEMFSE; encoded by the coding sequence ATGCGCATTGAGTTAGATATTAAGCTTGGTTTCAAAAACGTGATGATTCGTCCTAAACGCTCTACCCTCAAATCCCGCGCGGACGTTTCGCTGGAACGAACCTTTAAATTTCTGCATGCCAAAAAAGGCTGGACGGGTATCCCGGTAATGGCCGCTAACATGGACACCACTGGTACTTTCGAAATGGCCACGGCACTGGCCGAGCATAAAATGTTCACCGCCATCCACAAGCACTACTCCATAGAGCAATGGAAAGCTTTTTTAGATGCAGCTGAGGAGTCCATCACAGAACATATAGCCGTGAGCACCGGAACCGGATCGGCGGATATGGAAAAACTCAATGAGCTGATGAACCAGTTTCCCCAACTTCGGTTTATCTGTATTGATGTGGCTAACGGTTATTCAGAGCACTTCGTGAAATTTGTGAAGAAAGTACGGGAAAAATATCCTGATAAAGTAATCATAGCCGGCAATGTGGTAACCGGAGAAATGGTGGAAGAACTGCTACTGGCCGGGGCTGATATTATAAAAGTGGGAATCGGGCCGGGTTCGGTTTGTACTACACGACTCAAAACCGGCGTCGGATTCCCCCAGCTTTCAGCGATCATTGAATGTGCCGATGCCGCCCATGGGTTAGGTGGACAAATTATTTCTGACGGTGGTTGTAAATCCCCCGGCGATGTAGCCAAAGCCTTTGGCGGCGGTGCCGATTTTGTGATGCTCGGTGGTATGTTTTCCGGTCACAAAGAAAGTGGCGGCGAATTGGTTGAGGAAGATGGGGAGAAATTTAAAACTTTCTACGGCATGAGCTCAGAAACCGCGATGGAAAAATACTCTGGCGGTGTGGCCGAATACCGCGCCTCCGAAGGTAAAACCGTAAAAGTGCCCTATCGCGGACCTGTAGAAGACACCGTTCAGGACATACTTGGCGGTGTGCGATCTACCTGCACCTATGTAGGAGCCAAAAAACTGAAAGAGCTAACCAAACGCACAACCTTCATCCGGGTTCAGGAACAGTTAAATGAGATGTTTTCGGAGTAA
- a CDS encoding DinB family protein — MEQHSERVTREHLIHQLEGGQAFIKIEDLLEEVDFEDLGKRPAGLPYSFYEQFFHLRVAQYDILDFSRNSHYERMTWPDDYWPMEQAPASEEEWEELKKQFFDERNEMMNFILNPKNDLQTEIPHGDGQTLLREALLVLEHNAYHTGQLAIIFRLLNKE; from the coding sequence ATGGAACAGCATTCGGAGCGGGTAACGCGGGAACATTTAATTCATCAGCTGGAAGGCGGACAGGCCTTTATAAAAATTGAGGATTTGCTGGAGGAAGTTGACTTTGAAGATTTAGGCAAGCGCCCGGCCGGACTCCCGTATTCTTTCTACGAGCAGTTTTTTCATCTGCGCGTAGCTCAATATGATATTCTGGACTTCAGCCGAAACAGCCATTACGAGAGAATGACCTGGCCTGATGATTACTGGCCCATGGAACAGGCCCCGGCCAGTGAAGAGGAGTGGGAAGAGTTGAAAAAGCAGTTTTTTGATGAGCGCAATGAGATGATGAATTTCATCCTGAATCCAAAGAATGACCTTCAGACTGAAATCCCTCACGGAGATGGACAAACACTACTCCGCGAAGCTCTGCTGGTTCTGGAACACAACGCATATCATACCGGCCAGCTGGCGATTATATTTCGGTTGTTGAATAAAGAGTGA
- the tnpA gene encoding IS200/IS605 family transposase, with amino-acid sequence MPKTYNMIWVHIVFRTKESKPFLSWEIRNAVCDFIKKEGNRRGFFVDTVNGVRDHLHVLLRIRTTQTVADAVNCIKGASSRWLNLQYNWKYGFEWQEGYGVFSVSIDDINKIRAYIYNQEKHHKSKTCIPQFEETRSRTQTSAMP; translated from the coding sequence ATGCCTAAAACTTATAACATGATCTGGGTACACATTGTATTCCGGACTAAAGAAAGCAAGCCATTCCTCTCCTGGGAGATAAGAAATGCCGTATGTGACTTTATCAAGAAAGAGGGAAACCGAAGGGGATTCTTCGTTGATACCGTAAATGGAGTCAGAGACCATTTGCATGTGTTACTCAGGATCAGAACTACACAAACCGTAGCGGATGCTGTCAACTGTATTAAAGGTGCCTCCTCTCGATGGCTAAATTTACAATACAACTGGAAATATGGTTTCGAATGGCAGGAAGGATACGGCGTCTTCTCTGTAAGTATTGATGATATAAACAAGATCAGAGCCTATATCTATAATCAGGAGAAACATCATAAATCCAAGACATGCATTCCTCAATTTGAAGAAACACGGTCCCGTACTCAGACAAGTGCGATGCCGTGA
- a CDS encoding penicillin acylase family protein yields the protein MNTFLKLLIFFFILIIGFAGLAFYWTFYKPLPDYEETISLSGLSEEVQVHWDAYGVPHIFANNEDDLYYALGYVHAQDRLWQMTLTQIAAEGRFAEFFGEDEELIELDKYQRTLGFWKIAQQLVDTLGQEEREVLNAYTHGVNAFVDNNTNRLPVEFSLTGIQPLRWTPARSLAVSRLMGWELNMGWWSEVTYGYLREKLPANQFEQLQLRFPDSAPTSLDDEESMGYSSALMPMLHQEIKKRELLEMEGTHVGSNAWVIDGSKSETGYPMLAGDPHLGLDMPGKWYEVHLNLNGKNVSGATLAGVPAVIIGQNDQIAWSFTSIMSDDTDFFLEQTDPLDRGRYVADSLNDTTATYRSFDKIREIIKVKDGDDRSFEIRYTKHGPVISDIYPVQELTEDKVISMQWTGYEMSNEMRTLYQINWAEDFQDFKDALPSFGVPGLNLMYGDVEGNIAMYSVAKLPIRSGDPITLREGWDPAQDWQGFIPHDQMPRLINPEDGWIANANNKITTDSYPYYIATFWEPPSRIERIEQVLTADSTLGYNQFQSLQNDSYSAFAAKLTPKILEIIKNQDAYNFDLPVSYLENWNYKYDLKSTAASIFDVFFVNFTENTLKDDFGDVVYSNFIHHENIPVRTMSSLIDTESSFFDDLTTESVETKEDMVVKSMQDAILFLSDSLGSEPFEWRWEQLHTLMLEPPLLSRAAEDPESPNALKLIVDNVLSKGPYKVPSHGMSVNNGQYRWNNAFEMILGPSIRRISDLSDMSRSKSILPTGQSGNPLSDHYGDQTDMWLDGQYRWLYQDSTLFEEADIRTMRLVPVE from the coding sequence ATGAACACTTTTTTAAAGCTGTTGATCTTCTTTTTCATCCTGATAATAGGATTCGCCGGGCTGGCTTTTTACTGGACGTTCTACAAACCCCTGCCTGATTATGAGGAAACCATTTCGCTGAGCGGACTTTCTGAAGAGGTCCAAGTCCATTGGGATGCTTACGGTGTTCCGCATATCTTCGCGAATAACGAAGATGATTTATACTATGCTTTGGGGTATGTTCACGCCCAGGATCGTCTGTGGCAAATGACGCTCACCCAGATTGCCGCCGAAGGTCGTTTTGCAGAATTTTTTGGAGAGGATGAGGAGCTGATTGAGCTGGACAAATATCAGCGGACGCTTGGGTTTTGGAAAATAGCACAGCAGCTGGTGGACACGCTCGGACAAGAAGAACGGGAGGTGCTTAATGCATATACCCATGGAGTGAATGCTTTTGTGGATAACAACACGAACCGACTGCCTGTGGAGTTTTCGCTGACCGGAATTCAGCCGCTGAGATGGACACCGGCTCGATCTCTGGCCGTCAGCCGGCTGATGGGATGGGAATTGAATATGGGGTGGTGGAGTGAAGTTACCTACGGATACCTCCGGGAAAAACTCCCCGCCAATCAGTTTGAACAACTTCAATTGCGTTTTCCTGATTCGGCTCCAACTTCCCTGGATGATGAAGAGTCGATGGGTTACTCCTCTGCCCTGATGCCCATGCTTCATCAGGAAATTAAGAAAAGGGAGCTCCTCGAAATGGAAGGCACCCATGTAGGAAGTAACGCCTGGGTAATTGACGGTTCCAAATCAGAGACCGGTTACCCGATGCTGGCAGGCGACCCTCATCTGGGGCTGGATATGCCGGGCAAGTGGTATGAAGTGCACCTGAACCTGAACGGCAAGAATGTATCCGGGGCAACGTTGGCCGGAGTACCGGCGGTTATCATCGGGCAGAATGATCAGATAGCTTGGTCATTTACCAGCATCATGAGTGATGACACCGACTTTTTCCTCGAGCAAACCGATCCGCTGGACCGTGGCCGATATGTTGCCGATTCCCTCAATGACACCACTGCTACGTATCGCTCATTTGATAAAATCAGAGAAATCATCAAAGTGAAAGATGGTGATGACCGGTCGTTTGAAATTAGATACACCAAGCACGGACCCGTTATTTCTGATATCTATCCTGTGCAGGAGCTCACCGAAGATAAGGTGATCTCCATGCAATGGACCGGCTACGAAATGAGCAACGAAATGCGGACGCTGTACCAAATCAACTGGGCTGAGGATTTCCAGGATTTTAAAGACGCCCTCCCTTCATTTGGAGTACCGGGATTGAATCTGATGTATGGAGATGTGGAAGGAAATATTGCCATGTACTCGGTAGCTAAACTCCCCATTCGTAGCGGAGATCCCATCACATTACGGGAAGGTTGGGATCCGGCTCAGGACTGGCAGGGATTCATTCCCCACGATCAAATGCCCCGACTTATCAACCCCGAGGACGGCTGGATTGCCAATGCCAACAACAAAATCACTACCGACAGTTACCCTTATTATATTGCAACTTTTTGGGAGCCGCCTTCAAGAATTGAGCGAATCGAGCAGGTGCTAACAGCTGATTCAACCTTGGGATACAACCAGTTTCAAAGCTTGCAAAATGATTCCTATTCGGCCTTTGCAGCAAAACTCACCCCCAAGATTCTGGAGATCATCAAAAACCAGGATGCCTATAACTTTGACCTCCCCGTCTCATACCTTGAGAATTGGAATTATAAGTACGATTTGAAATCCACAGCTGCCTCAATATTTGATGTGTTTTTCGTCAACTTCACGGAGAATACGCTGAAAGATGATTTTGGTGATGTGGTCTATTCCAATTTCATTCATCATGAGAATATCCCGGTTCGCACCATGTCATCACTCATCGATACCGAAAGTTCGTTCTTTGATGACCTGACCACCGAATCGGTTGAGACGAAAGAAGATATGGTTGTGAAGAGTATGCAGGATGCTATCCTGTTTTTGAGTGATTCTTTAGGAAGCGAACCCTTTGAATGGAGGTGGGAACAGCTGCATACATTGATGCTGGAACCGCCGCTTTTATCACGCGCAGCTGAAGACCCCGAATCTCCAAATGCTTTGAAACTTATTGTTGATAATGTACTCAGTAAAGGACCCTACAAAGTTCCGAGTCATGGAATGAGCGTAAACAACGGTCAATACAGGTGGAATAATGCTTTTGAGATGATTCTCGGCCCATCCATTCGCCGCATTTCTGACCTATCCGATATGAGCAGAAGTAAAAGCATCCTCCCTACCGGTCAGTCGGGCAATCCTTTATCCGACCATTACGGCGACCAAACCGACATGTGGCTGGATGGTCAGTACCGGTGGTTGTATCAGGACTCTACCCTTTTTGAAGAAGCTGATATCCGAACCATGCGGTTGGTGCCTGTGGAGTAA
- a CDS encoding M16 family metallopeptidase — protein sequence MKPRILYLLSALLISSFITASCVQKQTEFSVEYEKFTLDNGLEVIFHKDHSDPVVAVALTFHVGSAREIEGRTGFAHLFEHLLFLESENLGKGGLDKMSSRIGGSGANGSTSRDRTNYFQTVPKDALEKMIWAEADKLGYFINTVTEAVLAKEKQVVKNEKRQGVDNAPYGHANYVVGKNMYPAEHPYNWQVIGSLEDLQNATLQDVKDFYNRWYVPNNATLVIAGDFDSEQAKAWIHRYFDEIPRGEDIEPLPDMPADLDQTKKKYYEDNFARLPELRLVWPGVDLYHEDAYALDILTELLADGKKAPLYKVLVEEQELTSNVYMNSGNSELAGEITFITRAYPNTDLDDVAGAVNEAFMRFEDEGFIQADLDRIKAGIETDFYNGLSSVLGKAFQLAQYNIFAGDPGYINKDIQKTLAVTKEDVMRVYQEYIKGQYFVATSFVPQGGADLALDGSEPAEVVEEEIVQNGEGESFSLPEETAYEKTPSIFDRSVEPPYGESPDLKVPEIWETELANGLDVYGIENYELPLVEFEITIKGGLMLENPEKTGVANLLAELLTKGTANKTPEELEQAIDELGASINIFSGRQSITIRGNSLARNYDETMALVEEMLLEPRWDEREFELAKQSTMSQIAQQSANPNSIATNTFNKLLYGEDHILSFNPIGTTSSIEAITLDDLKAYYENYISPSVADMHVVGAIDQGEVVASLDNLNDRWEAKEVELPEFETPEPPSASNVYFYDVPDAKQSVLRFGYLAMPETHPDFYPAEVMNYKLGGGGFASRFTQELREGKGYTYGIGSGFSGSDIAGPFVISSGVRTNVTYESAALVKEILEDYPDTFTEEDLKNTKSFLLKSNARRFETLGAKLNLLENISAYGWSPDYIKQREEVVKNMTQERIQELARTYANPDKMIWLVVGDAKTQMDRLEQLGFGTPILVNEYFKEGN from the coding sequence ATGAAACCACGCATACTTTACCTTTTATCAGCCCTCCTCATTTCCTCCTTTATAACAGCATCTTGTGTTCAGAAACAAACCGAATTCTCTGTTGAGTACGAGAAATTCACTCTGGATAACGGCTTGGAAGTCATTTTTCATAAAGACCATTCAGACCCGGTTGTGGCCGTGGCTTTGACTTTCCACGTAGGTTCTGCCCGTGAAATTGAAGGACGTACCGGTTTTGCTCACCTCTTTGAACATTTGCTGTTTCTGGAATCTGAGAACTTAGGTAAAGGCGGATTGGATAAAATGAGCAGCCGCATCGGCGGTTCAGGTGCAAACGGTTCCACCAGCCGCGATCGTACCAATTATTTCCAGACGGTGCCAAAAGATGCCCTGGAGAAAATGATTTGGGCTGAAGCCGATAAGCTCGGCTACTTCATTAATACCGTGACTGAAGCTGTACTGGCGAAAGAGAAACAGGTGGTGAAAAATGAAAAGCGTCAGGGTGTGGACAATGCCCCTTATGGTCATGCTAACTATGTAGTGGGAAAGAATATGTATCCGGCCGAACATCCTTACAACTGGCAGGTCATCGGTTCGCTGGAAGATCTCCAAAATGCTACGCTTCAGGATGTGAAGGATTTCTATAACCGATGGTACGTTCCCAACAATGCGACTCTTGTGATCGCCGGAGATTTTGATTCAGAGCAAGCCAAAGCCTGGATCCACAGGTATTTTGATGAAATTCCACGGGGTGAAGACATTGAGCCTTTACCGGATATGCCGGCCGACCTGGATCAAACAAAGAAAAAATATTACGAAGACAATTTCGCCCGACTTCCGGAATTACGACTCGTTTGGCCCGGTGTGGATTTATATCATGAGGATGCCTATGCGTTGGATATCCTGACGGAACTGCTTGCTGATGGCAAAAAAGCTCCGCTGTATAAGGTATTGGTTGAGGAGCAGGAACTGACCTCTAACGTATATATGAATAGCGGAAACTCTGAGCTTGCCGGGGAAATTACCTTCATCACCCGTGCATATCCCAATACTGATTTGGATGATGTTGCAGGAGCGGTCAACGAAGCTTTTATGAGGTTTGAAGATGAGGGATTTATCCAGGCCGACCTGGACCGGATTAAAGCCGGCATAGAAACCGATTTTTATAACGGGCTTTCCAGCGTGTTAGGGAAAGCATTTCAGCTAGCCCAATACAATATCTTTGCGGGTGATCCCGGGTACATCAACAAGGATATTCAGAAAACCCTCGCGGTCACTAAAGAAGATGTGATGAGGGTTTATCAGGAATATATAAAAGGCCAATATTTTGTAGCCACCAGCTTTGTGCCTCAAGGAGGAGCTGACCTGGCTTTGGATGGTTCAGAACCGGCTGAAGTTGTGGAAGAAGAAATCGTGCAGAATGGGGAAGGCGAAAGCTTTAGCCTGCCCGAAGAAACTGCCTATGAGAAAACGCCATCCATTTTTGACCGATCTGTAGAACCACCCTATGGTGAAAGTCCGGATTTGAAAGTACCGGAAATCTGGGAAACGGAACTCGCCAATGGATTGGATGTATATGGGATCGAGAATTATGAGCTTCCTCTGGTTGAATTTGAGATTACGATCAAAGGTGGTTTGATGCTTGAAAATCCCGAAAAAACCGGCGTGGCCAATTTGCTTGCCGAACTACTGACAAAAGGCACGGCCAATAAAACGCCGGAAGAACTGGAACAGGCCATCGATGAGCTGGGTGCCAGCATCAATATCTTCTCAGGCCGTCAGTCTATCACCATCAGGGGGAATTCCCTGGCGCGTAACTATGATGAAACCATGGCTTTGGTAGAAGAAATGCTGCTGGAGCCCCGCTGGGATGAGCGTGAATTTGAACTGGCCAAGCAAAGTACAATGAGCCAGATTGCTCAGCAGAGTGCCAACCCGAACAGTATTGCAACAAATACCTTCAACAAGCTGCTTTACGGTGAAGACCACATTTTATCCTTCAACCCAATTGGAACCACTTCAAGTATCGAGGCTATTACACTGGATGACCTGAAAGCATATTATGAGAACTACATATCTCCTTCTGTGGCCGATATGCACGTAGTAGGAGCAATTGATCAGGGTGAAGTTGTTGCATCTCTTGACAACTTAAATGACCGCTGGGAAGCCAAAGAGGTAGAACTCCCGGAATTTGAAACCCCGGAGCCGCCTTCAGCATCCAACGTGTATTTTTATGATGTACCTGATGCCAAACAATCGGTACTGAGATTCGGTTACCTGGCTATGCCGGAAACCCATCCCGATTTCTATCCTGCTGAGGTGATGAACTACAAGCTGGGCGGTGGCGGATTTGCTTCACGCTTCACCCAGGAACTGCGGGAAGGAAAAGGCTATACCTATGGGATCGGGTCCGGCTTTTCCGGCTCAGACATCGCCGGACCTTTCGTGATTTCGAGCGGAGTCCGAACCAATGTCACTTATGAATCGGCCGCATTGGTCAAAGAAATCCTCGAAGATTATCCTGACACTTTCACCGAAGAAGACCTTAAAAACACCAAAAGCTTTTTACTGAAAAGTAATGCCCGCCGGTTTGAAACTTTAGGCGCAAAACTGAACCTGTTAGAAAATATCAGTGCCTATGGCTGGTCGCCTGATTACATCAAACAGCGGGAAGAAGTGGTGAAAAACATGACGCAAGAACGCATTCAAGAGCTGGCCCGAACTTATGCCAATCCCGATAAAATGATCTGGCTGGTGGTAGGAGATGCCAAAACACAAATGGATCGCCTGGAACAATTAGGCTTTGGAACCCCCATACTGGTAAACGAATACTTTAAAGAAGGAAATTAG